The sequence CCTGCGCCGGCGGTCGGGTGCTCAGGTCACCAGCAGCAGCGCGCCGACCGCGGCGAGCGTCGCGGTGACCGCGAGCACGGTGCTGGTCACCACGAACCGGGTCACCGGCACCGCCACCCCGGCCGCCCGGCAGCGCTCGAACCAGAGCAGGGTGGCCAGTGACGCCCAGGGGGCGGCCAGCGGGCCCACGTTGGTGCCGATCAGCAGAGCCAACAGGCGGGTGTGGTCACCGGAGGGCAGCACCGACTCGCCGGCCAGGTAGGCGGGCAGGTTGTTCACCGCGTTGGCGAGCAGTGCTCCGGTGCCACCGGCGCGCAGGGCGCCCAACGCGCCACCGTCGGCGCCGACCAGGCTGCCGACCAGGTCGTCCAGCCCGTGCCGGCCAAGGGTCTGCACCACCAGGAACAGGCCGGTGACGAAGAACAGCAGGCGCACCGGGACCAGCCCCGGGCGCAGCGTGGCGGGGGAGCGGACCAGGAAACCGACCAGTACCAGCGCGAGCCCGACGGTGGAGGCGATCTCGATCTCCACGCCGGCGAGGATGCCGGCGACGAAGATCAGGCAACCGGCGAGCGCCGTACGGTGCAGCACCGGGTCGGCCGGCACGTGCCGGGTCGGCGTGACGAAACGCCCACCGAGGGGCTGCTCCCTCCGCCACCACCCGAACCAGAGCAGGGCCATGGTGACCGCCACGGCGGCGAGCTGCGGCAACGCCATCCGAGCCGCGTACGCCAGGGGTGCCAGCCCGACCCGGTCGGCGGCGAGCAGGTTGGTCAGGTTCGACACCGGCAGCAGCAGGCTGGCGGTGTTCGCCAGCCAGACCGTGGTGACGGCGAGCGGGGCGGCGGGGATCCGCAGGTTCCGGGCCAGCGCGAGCAGCACCGGGGTGAGCAGCACGGCGGTGGTGTCGAGGTTGAGCACGAGGGTGGTCAGCGTGGCGAGGCCACCGCAGAGCAGGAACAGCACTGCCCACCTGCCCCGGGAGGCGATGGCCAGTCGGCTGGCCAGCACGTCGAAGACACCGGCCACGGCGGTCAGCTCGGCGAGCACGATTACAGTGCCGAGGAACAGCAGCAGCGGCAGGATCCGGTGCAGGGTGGCGGTGGTCTCCGCGCGGGGGAGCAGCCCGCTCAGCGCGCAGGCCGCCCCGACCACGGCGAGGACGGCCGCCACCAGGTCCAGCGGGTGGGGCCGCCAGCGCGTGGTCGGTTCGGGCGGGGCGGCAACTGTCACATCTGTTCACGTTGGCACAGCGTCTGGCCAGCCGGTTCGCAACCCCCGTCCTGGTGACGGGCCCCACCGTGCCCGCCCGAGAACCCGGTGTCACACCCGGTCCGGGCCCGTCACGTCCGGCAACGCCAGGTCCGATCCCCGCCAGCAATCCCATTGGCGGCGGGCCAGGCTGGCCCGATGACGACCAGCACCAACTTCCGCGTGCTCGCCCTGCCGACCGCAACTGTCGACACCATCCACCGAACCGGCCGCGACGCTGCTTCATGTTCGCCGTGGAGCGGGCCGACAGCTGACGCCACCAGCCGCACCGGGCGGCGTAGGCGAGCAACCGTCGACCGGCCCCATCGCGTCCTATGGATATGCGCAAGACCCTGCCGGCCGCCGCGACGGCCCTCCTGCTTGCCCTGACCTCCTGTGCCCCGTCAGAGCCGCCGGGGCCGCCGGAGCCGTCGCGCGTCGGCCCGCCGCCGGCCACCCCGGCCGCCTCCCGCCAGGACCCGGAGCAGGCCGAGCGGACCATGGCCAGCCTGCGCCGGGTGGACGACCTGCCGCTGTACGAGATGACCTACGTCGGGGCGTACGACCCGACGGTGGGCACCGACGCGCCGCCACCCAGCCCGTTCGGGTGCTCGCTGTTCGTCGCCGCGGGCGGCCCCAACCGGCCGGTGTTCGCCCGCAACTTCGACTGGGACGCCAACCCGGCGCTGGTGCTGCGGACCGACCCGCCGGACGGGTACGCGTCCCTCTCGCTTGTCGACATCTCCTACCTCGGGGTCGGTGCGGACCCGGCCGGTGACCGTCGGCTGCTCAACGCGCCGCTGTTGCCCTTCGACGGGATGAACGAGCGGGGCCTCGCGGTGGGGCTGGCCGCCGACGACGCGGCCACGGCCCGCCCCGTGCCGGGCAAGCCCACCGTCGGCTCGGTCCGGATCCTGCGGCTGGTGCTGGACCGGGCCGCCACCGTCGACGAGGCGATCGCCGTCTTCACCGGGCACAACCTCGACTTCGACGGCGGGCCGCCACTGCACTACCTGCTGGCCGACGCGACCGGAGCGTCAGCGGTGATCGAGTTCGTCGATGGTGAGCTGCGGGTGGAACGGGGCGCGGGCGGCTGGCAGGCGCTGACGAACGTGCCGGTCGTCGGGGTGCCCGAGCAGCGGCGGCGTGCGGACCGCCGGTACGGGCAGATCGCCGCCGCGCTGACCGACGCCGGCGGGGTGCTGGACGCCGCCGCGGCGCACCGGCTGCTCGCTGCCGTCCGTCAGGGGCACACCCGCTGGTCCGTCACGTACGGCCTGCGCAGCGGCGAGGTCCGGCTGGTCACCGCGACCGGTGCGGGCGGGCGGCGCTACCGACTGCCGATGAGCTGACGGGTCGGCTCTCCCGGACGTGGCCGGGCCCGGCCCCCGACGATCGGGGACCGGGCCCGGTGTGGTGCGCGGTGCCTACCAGCCGAGGTAGCTGGGCTGGGTCTGCACGTTGAGCTCGGAGTAGCGGGTCAGCTTGGCCGACCAGGTACGCCAGTCGTTCAGCTCCAGGACGTCCAGGCCCTTCACCATGTCGTTGGAGTAGATGTGGCCGTTGTAGTAGTACGCGGACCAGGTGCCGCCGCCGACGAACGTGTCGGCCGAGAGCGGGCCGCGCTCCCAGAAGGCGATCTCCTTCGGGTTGGCCGAGTCGGTGAAGTCGAACACCGAGATGCCACCCTGGTACCACGCCTGGACCATGATGTCCTTGCCGAGCACCGGGATCAGCGAGCCGTTGTGCGCCACGCAGTTCTCGGTGTCGGCGTTCGCCCGGGGGATCTTGTAGTAGCTGCGGAAGGTCATCGTCCGAGCGTTGCCGCGGCCGGCGATGTCGTAGATGGCGTCCGCGCCCCGGTTCGGGCCGACGGTCTCGTTGCAGGTCGCCGCCCCGCCACCACCCAGCTCGTCGGTGAAGATCACCTTGGTGCCGGCGTTGTTGAAGGTGGCCGAGTGCCAGAACGCGAAGTTGACCTCGTCCCGGACCCGGTTGATGACCCGGGGCGCCTCGCGGTTCTTGATGTCGAGCAGGATGCCGTCACCCATGCAGGCGCCGGCGGCCAGGTCCTTCGACGGGTAGGCGGTGATGTCGTGGCAACCGGTGGTCGCCGAGCCGGTCTGGCTGCCGGGGAAGCCACCGTCCGGGAAGAGGTTCGGCGTCGCGACCACTGCCGCGTCGGTCGGCTTCTTCACCGGCACCTTGATGATGGAGATGGAGTCGTGCGGCGGCTGGCAGTCCGGGAATTCGGCCCGCGGGCTGTACGACGAGACGTACAGGTAGACCGCCTTGCGGTCCTTGCCCGGCACCAGGGTGTGGGTGTGTGAGCCGCAGGCGGTCTCGACGGACTTGATGTAGCGCGGGTTGGCCTTGTCCTTGATGTCGAAGACCTTGATGCCCTCCCACGAGCCCTTCACGTCCGCTCCCTGCGTGGTGCTGTTGCAGGAGTCGTCGCTGCGGGACGAGTCGGTGGAGAGGAACAGCAGGTCACCGTGGACGGAGATGTCGTTCTGCGACCCCGGGCAGAGCACCCGGGCCTTGACCGTCGGAGCGCTGGGCCGCGAGATGTCGTAGATGACGAAGCCGTTGTAGTTGCCGGCGAAGGCGTACTTGCCCTGGAAGGCGATGTCGCTGTTTGTCGCGTCCAGTGGAGCGACCTTGGGCAGGTTGGCGATCTGGCGCAGGTTGGGGCTGCTCACGATCTGGTCGACGCCGGGGATCGTGTTGGTGAGCGCGGGGGCCGGGGCCGCCTGCGACACCGTCTGGGCGTTGCTCGCCGGGGCGACGAGGGCGCTGGCGACGAGGAGGCCGGTCGTGGCGAGCGCCACGACACGCAGTTGTCGTAACCGTGGCTTGTGGAGTCTGATCATCGGCGGGGCCCTTCGCAAGGGGGAGACGATGGTTGACACGTTACCGTCCGACGAAGAACGTCGATGTGAGCCGGATCACATGAAAGTGAGTTCTTCAATGGATAGCATCGCGATGACCTCGACTGCAGGGAGTGGCCCATGACCAACCGGCGCGCACGCACCCTGGCGGTCGTCACACTGGCTCTCGCGTTGCCGCTGGTGGTGTTCATGGTGATCCGCCTCGACGGCGACACCGGTACGAGCGCACCACAGCCGGTCTCCGCGCCCGCCACCTCCGCCGCGTCGCCGACGGCCAGCCCCGTCCCCACCGACCT comes from Micromonospora vinacea and encodes:
- a CDS encoding LVIVD repeat-containing protein; the protein is MIRLHKPRLRQLRVVALATTGLLVASALVAPASNAQTVSQAAPAPALTNTIPGVDQIVSSPNLRQIANLPKVAPLDATNSDIAFQGKYAFAGNYNGFVIYDISRPSAPTVKARVLCPGSQNDISVHGDLLFLSTDSSRSDDSCNSTTQGADVKGSWEGIKVFDIKDKANPRYIKSVETACGSHTHTLVPGKDRKAVYLYVSSYSPRAEFPDCQPPHDSISIIKVPVKKPTDAAVVATPNLFPDGGFPGSQTGSATTGCHDITAYPSKDLAAGACMGDGILLDIKNREAPRVINRVRDEVNFAFWHSATFNNAGTKVIFTDELGGGGAATCNETVGPNRGADAIYDIAGRGNARTMTFRSYYKIPRANADTENCVAHNGSLIPVLGKDIMVQAWYQGGISVFDFTDSANPKEIAFWERGPLSADTFVGGGTWSAYYYNGHIYSNDMVKGLDVLELNDWRTWSAKLTRYSELNVQTQPSYLGW
- a CDS encoding SLC13 family permease, whose product is MTVAAPPEPTTRWRPHPLDLVAAVLAVVGAACALSGLLPRAETTATLHRILPLLLFLGTVIVLAELTAVAGVFDVLASRLAIASRGRWAVLFLLCGGLATLTTLVLNLDTTAVLLTPVLLALARNLRIPAAPLAVTTVWLANTASLLLPVSNLTNLLAADRVGLAPLAYAARMALPQLAAVAVTMALLWFGWWRREQPLGGRFVTPTRHVPADPVLHRTALAGCLIFVAGILAGVEIEIASTVGLALVLVGFLVRSPATLRPGLVPVRLLFFVTGLFLVVQTLGRHGLDDLVGSLVGADGGALGALRAGGTGALLANAVNNLPAYLAGESVLPSGDHTRLLALLIGTNVGPLAAPWASLATLLWFERCRAAGVAVPVTRFVVTSTVLAVTATLAAVGALLLVT
- a CDS encoding linear amide C-N hydrolase; this translates as MRKTLPAAATALLLALTSCAPSEPPGPPEPSRVGPPPATPAASRQDPEQAERTMASLRRVDDLPLYEMTYVGAYDPTVGTDAPPPSPFGCSLFVAAGGPNRPVFARNFDWDANPALVLRTDPPDGYASLSLVDISYLGVGADPAGDRRLLNAPLLPFDGMNERGLAVGLAADDAATARPVPGKPTVGSVRILRLVLDRAATVDEAIAVFTGHNLDFDGGPPLHYLLADATGASAVIEFVDGELRVERGAGGWQALTNVPVVGVPEQRRRADRRYGQIAAALTDAGGVLDAAAAHRLLAAVRQGHTRWSVTYGLRSGEVRLVTATGAGGRRYRLPMS